The Metopolophium dirhodum isolate CAU chromosome 4, ASM1992520v1, whole genome shotgun sequence DNA window gataataatatgtggaggTACATAATTAGGAAATAGTTCAGTgagaatattgaaatataaacagatataaattataataaaaatgtatttattaatttattttgtgattaaCTCACACCAAAAGCATTTTAATAGCCATACACAAAATTTGGAGAAAACAAGACAAGAACAAAATTTTTCTGGTGGGCAAcaacaagaaaaaattataaagattgTGGAGATATAATTAAGATTATTatgacttaaattattataataggtatacgttttCTTAAAGGCATAGCCTATAACTAtggtcttaaaatattataaacttgtattacctagttatattatgtataatgtacctacttaatacttattaaaatatctaattgttcataacatagttaaaatattaaaattaataataattatgactaataataatacataattacttACTTTCGCTATTTTGACCTAGACCAATACATCGTCGCACACGAAAAACTATCCTGAGCGGAAACAGTGTATCTGCCTATAATTGCTGTAAATTGTTGTAACaacttaggtacctaaataaccTTGTATTCGATTTTCAAACGTgaacaattcaaatttaaaatgtaatgcatTTTCATCCACGAAAccattttcaaattgttgtggttctgaaaagttttgaaaaaaatgattcaatttactctaaaaaaatatactaagtgtatggttttatttttgatatttttaaactgcttaatatttacaaattattaggaACCTTgtagatattacatttttaacattcataggaaaaataattttaaatttcaaatattgaatgactgaaattaacttaaaatataaatataaatcgtcAAATTAAAAcactctttaaaaaataattacaattaaaatttgaataactgTCTTTACACTAACATTTTATATGTTATGGGTGTCACGCTTAATACCATAATGAGTAAGGATGATCTAATTGTTCAATACGGTGATGAgaactttatttcaaatttaaagtttgatgACATTGAggtttttttgtacaaaatcCGGCGAGATATTGATCTATATGAGAAATATCCGAACGTAGATCGTATAatggaattaaaaattatttcagttaATGAGAAGTACAGAGGACAAGGCGTTTGCAAAGCTCTcatcaataaattaaagtattttaaacatattgaatatatctatttatttaaaaacataacaatttcTGGATAGTTTATACGAACATATTTTGTGAATTACGTATAAAACCCGTTTATAACAGGGCTTGAAAATGATATTTGATACcgattttgaataccggttCAAAGTGTTCAAACCGTTAAAAACCGAAATCGATaccgaaaccgaaaacaaaatcgtaaaaaatcaataccggtaatcaaaaccgaaatcgaaatcgGATAAATTAGAAACCgttattcaaaaccaaaaacgaaatcagaaaaaaaaatactgatatcagaaaccgaaatcgaaatcgggaaatatattttcggtttcaagccctggtttaTAGCAGTACTATAGGAAAGttaacttgaaaatgtaattcgtTGATGATCACTTTTTCACTTAAAAGACCACGttaattttcaagtttaaaaaaataataaatatgagtcATTTAAACGAACTAAAATCGTTCAAGtttcttaaaaatatgatattggtTTATGTTcaggttttattataatatattaagtgaaTGACGCGTTACGTTTCATTCGCAAAATATTAACACGAACTCTTTTATTCCACTGGTACATAGTCCTttcacaattaatttttttaaatcaattttttatcaaatttcttCTATAAGAAAAACATCAAATCTATGTAATTAAATCCATACGTTAATCCAAACATTTTATGTTAAGTCTGGTACTTTacttataattatcaaaatgacttgttattacttttaaactcttttcactcatttttatttttatttaaattaatatcgaaaGATTAAAGCCGTTCAAACATAAGATAACCTATCTAATTTTTGAGGTGAGCAAAACAAGTCAAGTGCCTCTAAAATCTAGACACCCAGTTCCgtgattgttttttataatgtatccATTAactcattaactataaattttgaaataaaaactctCAACAAATTGAAGAAATTTGTAATGATATACATCAATccagtaataattttatttctagagAGTTGGCATTGAAGTTGGAGTATAAAATGATGTACGCGGAGTGCTCCAGTTGTTTTACAGCTAAAGCTATGGAAAGAGCTGGTTTCCAATGCATATATTCCTTGTCTTATTCGGACTATGTGAACAAACAGGGCAAACAAGTTTTCAATATGGCACAGCCTCCCCATGAATGTATCAAAGTTCAAGTGTTAGaactctaaaatatttaatatttgttgattaattacataatatgctCAACCAAAAAAATgagtacataaacataatattataggtatgtaggtacattgtataatgTTTCAACGAAACAAATACCAATTATACAGCAATACATATaagttcaaatatatatattcaatttttatgttttttttttatgtacctataaattcataaaaaaatataaaataaaaatttattgtacaaggaataagttaatattagtattgcatttttatttctacATCCTAGTGTACTATTAACTATCTAGTGTACTATGTTATTTATCttgaaacatatatttattattctacagTATAGTATCTACTGAATATGGTATAGAAAGATACATACACATTGAAGTGAACACTTTACCCCTGATAATtataacaactaaaaaaaaattttaaataattttaataattcgaaCTCACAGAACCATTTTTGATCGCATTCTTCAATCCATACCAATAGGACCAACGTACACGAATCCACTCAGTCCATGTGTCTACGGCATCCATGTTTCAATTTCTCAGATTATTCACACATCATGACGTCAcaagtattttatgataatgatttataatatattatgattgaaaACGAAGTAAAAACGTACGAAGTCACACGTCCGCCGTCGtaacacacacaaaaataattgtgattCATTTATCGTATAAcactacattatacatttttaatttcatgttcTGAATCAAAATGTTCTCGGGGTATATCTCGagacataaaaatcgaatttcgaaCAAATTGTACCTATGGTTAACTGTTTAACAGTATTTAGTTATTGgtaatagtatatacctacactctATTCTTATCACGTCTTGTTATCAACCGCCCAACTATAAACCTAAACAATTTTCGGAACAATGCATGTTAACCCTTAAaaaaatcatcctgtatattttatattttaaagttctgCTGAGGCAGCTGTTGGATCGTTCTTGGCGGCGAGGGGCGAAAGGATTGTCTCTCGACCACCACCGCTGCCACCGCCGCGCCGCCACCGTCGTCCATGTCGACACGTTGACGTGGACGTTTTGTAAGACACAGTTTTGTTCTGTTTTGGTttggtgtaatttttttttcctcgcGAATTTGTCTATTACACGCGTCACCTTTCCAGCTGTTGACGGAACGGTCGGCTATACAGTAAAACACGTATAAGGTCCATTTCGTACATTTTGGCGCATCGTGAATCCATCTCCGCCAACGACACCCGCGCGCcacatacagggtgatttatttttcatggtGAACCCGTggacaatacatttatttttaaacgcgTTTGTGTGTCGTGCTGAGATTTTGTCCGATTTTTTAACGGTGCACATGTTTGATTGACGCCAAATGCCCAAATATAAATTGCGTCACGCCCTCACAAGTACACAAAAACAATGGAAGACCATACAATTCCCAGTCGAAATCACtgcagtgtataatatgatattaatattttggaaatcAGTATAGTGTTTTAATTTACGATATTTAGAATCATAACCCTCAACTGGTGCCGCCTACAATGCCTCGTAAATGGTATAATCTAGTCAAAttttaccaatatataatattataaatcatagtttagtatattatgaattctcaaaaaaaaaatctatattaatattcgCATACAAATAAGCAATACTTACTTAAATTGTTCATctgattttacattaatttaatgtatgttatatgatagaaacaaaatatgttaaaatataacatatttatataaaaatattatatattctttttatttaaactcaattattttttaatagatattttaaaataataaaacaaaacagcAGAACTGACgaattttaatttcatgttaATCCATTAGTGAATCGTCCATTTCCTCATATCTCATAATTTCAgaaggtaatattatagaagtGGAAGAAATAATACGCTGTAGAATGAAGTTTCAACAgtctcaatattataaatacactaaGACAGTGGCGTAGCCAAGAATTTTGCAGGGGGGCCATGGGGTTTTTTTaggtaaaatcattttttcaaataacattatgatataggtaggcGTAAATAAACATTGTCAATGACTGTTCTGCTATAGTCCTCTTATATAGATCAGGCCATTTTTAATGGAAgaattctaattttaaattgagGTTAAATCTTCTACAACATTGATTTCTCAAGCGATTGTAAATTGTGCCCACGGTGAACAGGTAGTAAAAAGAGTAAAGTCAATCATGCCCGGAATTTTTTGATGTCTAAAATTGGTTTATTAATATTCACCCATACTATTTacgaataaaattattgagctacagttatttaaattagtaggcattagtacctaattattgCCTACAATAATTTTCAACCATGGAAAATAGCTAATAGGTATTTTtgagtaatataaaaataattatataaatatatatgtccATATACTCAATATACTCAATACTTAAAGATTATATCACGTTACTATTGTGATACCTACAAAccaactttatattataatttttagaatagACATTTATATCgagttgtataggtacatattatatttttattttctattttaaccAAACCAAAAAGTTTAATTCGTAAAGCCACGGGAAATACGATTCGAGATTCCGCTacactatatgtattataatatagtataggttataggtactatcattgttatttgttattattattattattattattattatttcggcaTGGCAGCATGTAACCTCGGAACTGCCTTTCTGTTGTGGTCatcgtaatattatagaaaatgacAAAGCAAGAGTTACACACGATGACCACTGTAAACGCGTATCTCTTTGAAACATAGTAAtgtaatttagtaaattatagtaattataacttattagagGGACGTATGCGTGCAGGTATATACCGGGAAAACGACCATTTTtgcaaactattattataaaacaaaacagaaaAGGACTACGCAGGCCTTGAACTTAACAATTACAAAGATCGGAATTCgtcaacatttttacttttttcagaCAAACAACAACAGCTTGGACATCAAACCGATTTCATTATGAGTAAgatattttttagataaaaaattttgataaaaattcacTCAGATTTCATTAACAGCAGGTTGTTAGAAGTTTTTCCTTGCACTTAGAGAAACTATACTacgaaaatcaaaaaactatcttttcaaaatacctacttattaagtCTATAGACTCGTTTTCCAATCGCTACAAAGGGCTACagcacatttttaaaactattctgCATTTCTGCAGcccaaaaaagaaaaatattatgtagatacatatttataaatacaaaacttaaTACACCTAATATTTCTTTGTGAAACTCAAAATCTATAACGAAAAACATCGAAGGAAGGAGGAACAGGTGTATTGTAAATTAAAGTATGTGACTATTTgaatacctactggctactacaaAATAACACGACAGATATTCCATTAATCATATCAttcatcacaatataatatgacacgaAGTATAGTATGCAGAgacgtatttatataattttgttaatttttcgaTTACACTAACAAGTAAAAGACGCAATACTCAATCTATTCGTTTATTAGAGACACTTAAAAcaacaatacattataaaataaaacgcgTTTTGACGCATAGACGCATATGTATCGTCACACTCTCCTCGTACTACACTACTCTCCGCAACGCTCACTCGGCCGAACCTCGCCCCGGAAGGCAGGGGGGGCGCCGTCGTCAGCAGGACCGACCCGCCATCTGGAAGAGTTTACAATTTGATggtaattatatttagatatagtCATAATCGAGTGTCCTCTGTCTAGTGCCACCTTTTATATTATGCTTGTACATTATGTgtatactttcaagtttcaattgACTTATAGGATAATGAATCcggaaaaaaatatctattttctaGTTTAAGTTTACACGCATCAATAGAAAGTTCTAAATTTCTAATAAACGTCGACTAAGttatgtatacttaatataatattataataagaaaagatttgtatttttgtaacgaataaactcaaaaactactggaccgattcCAAAAATTCTTTGACTATTAGAATTCTAAATTATCCCTGAGTAACATAGTCTATATTACTAGAAGAATTTAGGGATCCCtactaaaacttaaataatgtcCCTTTTTTGTACGTACGCGCATATCTCGAAAAGCACTCAACGAATTTTAATACGGTTTTCACTAATAGATAGGTTGAGTCACGGGCAaggtttttaatgtataatttaatctaTTAATTGGGTGgtcgaaaataataacaataatatctataatatatatataaatgaatgtttgtctatatgtcctttatgcattcctaaaccgcAGCTGGACCTATTTCGATgacattttttgtgtgtgtttgagtggtTCCCTGGATGATTTGGATACACAATTATTAGACATGGCAGGTCCAACCCGGGGAGGatagaaatgtttgtttataaacggttgctattggttataggagaaataataattagtagaaatcagtattttatttgtatattggttgccattggttaataatcgggcagatcaagcataatatgcatacaatcgaattttcgcacaatgcctacttgatatgttgtcgcacattgtccgcgatctgACGTAGACGAATTGCCTACCCGGGTGGcagagttgcacttactgcagcgagttacacccaaaagaagttgaacaatcacaatttttttaagagttgacATTTTTTACTTGCAACGAAGTGTGCGggatcagctatattataataaattaaaagaaatatggCATATgaattttgaacaaatatatttattaaaaaatacaaatctttggcctggACAACGTCAGGCAGgacatacaatataaaaatacgagTAACCGTTTATATCTACagaatatttatagatttttaccaccaaatttttaatcataactcataacataAACGTGTTATATTTACtcgcatttaaataataaaaaatatgataaattgttattcaaaaacttagATACAAatagaatataggtacctaccatacgTATGTATACATTTTGCAATACAACTATAAAGAATTTGTTCCCAATTCAAAATTCCTaagagttttttatttaaaatagtgtagcATTCTATTACATTACTTCAAATAGTGTAATAACTGCCTGACTGTCAAACGATATTGGTTAGGTAATAATCAGTCAgagaacaaaaaatgtatattcctagtcgtggaaaaaaaaatgttgaaaataattttattatcgaaTTACATTTCTCTTTAGAAATTGACTTTATCAACCGCCTCGAGCTcgatatagttaaatttaatttttagagttCTAACGTGTGTTATTTACCACATGCGACCAAATGAGGAGTGTAATATATtgggtatacaatattatttgaggGATGAAAAAAGCAGGACtttgttaaaacaatttatactttatagacaCAAAGACTTACGTGGTACGCGTAGGTACCTTTGGGGGATTCATTACCCTTGCAAATTGCTAATATCAAAAGTGCATTATATTCTGTACACGAACACAGGTACCTACGCGCCAATTATAAGttcgcgtacctatataaacttgagtaattcatttttattcgtACTCGGCTCCTTGCATTGACTTGCGTATGATCTATAATTGCACTTTTCGAGTGAGCCGCAgagtatgaataataatagaatataccccactaccataataatatatagtatgtataactatatgtatacctaatattgtttgaaaacgtGATCCAAAAACTATGCAGGATCGTATCGACATTTAATCAAACGgcaaagtatattaatataatataataaattgcttcaaaaataataaatgcaccTAAGGACGAAGGTACTTATTACTACTTACACAATATTTACAGTCGTGATGTAATTATATTGG harbors:
- the LOC132943440 gene encoding arylalkylamine N-acetyltransferase 1-like codes for the protein MDENKKLKMQFNIVPIIDNDSQSVLSFIEKYFIRDEPLKASVALIKEKESIVKFKDFCCNIFNNGDNILYVMGVTLNTIMSKDDLIVQYGDENFISNLKFDDIEVFLYKIRRDIDLYEKYPNVDRIMELKIISVNEKYRGQGVCKALINKLKELALKLEYKMMYAECSSCFTAKAMERAGFQCIYSLSYSDYVNKQGKQVFNMAQPPHECIKVQVLEL